The following nucleotide sequence is from Acinonyx jubatus isolate Ajub_Pintada_27869175 chromosome E3, VMU_Ajub_asm_v1.0, whole genome shotgun sequence.
CGGGCAAGTCTCGTCTGCTTTGTACCTCGGtttttttgtctgtaaaatggggttgtgTTCGTTTCCTGAGGCCACTCTAGTTAATAACCACAACCTGGTGGCTCGCAAAAGCAGTAAAGTGTTCACTCAGTTGTGGAGTCTGGAAGCCCGACATCTGGcaagaggctctaggggagatcCTGCCTCTGTGGCCACActgctccttcctcttctgtctgtCCGTCTCCCCCTGCCTTGAGCTCAGCAGGACActtgtcactggatttagggcccaccagCCCAGGGTGATTAGCCCAGGGTGATTTCCCATCTCAACATTTCCTTACATCTGCAAAGGCCCTTTTTCCAAGTAAGGTGATATTTCCAGGTTCCGGAGACAAGGACATGGGCGTATGTTCTGGGGGCCACCATCAACCCCACTGCAGGGGTGGACCCCCAACAGCATCACAGATTGCGTCTGGCAGGAAATCATAATACCTTCATGGGCTGTGTCCTCCCAGAAGGTACAATAACCTCTACACATGCTGTCCTCACTGTCCTGCCTGATCCTGGAGCTAGAAGGCCAACAATTGACCTGTGACCTAACAGCCCCACCCTCCCACGGGTGGCGACGAGGAGACCGAGGGCCAGACATGGAGCCTGGGCCTGGCCCTCCTCCAGGACGGGAAGCCGTTAGGGGTTATTGCTGGAACTGGGCCCCAGGGGCTGGGCCCAGGGTCCACTCTTGGGAAAGACACGCGTGACCCCGGCCAGTGATTCTGCAGGGAGGCCTGAAGTTCATGTCGTGCACGGCTGAGCTAACAGTTATGAtccagggccaggcagggccaAGAGACTGcagctttttctcattttttgcgGGCGTGGCAGGACAGGGGTTCCATCTGAGCCTGTCATGTGAACTTGGCTGAGCCTGCACGCTTGGCCAGTGGTGGGGACAGGAGCCGGGGGCTAGGACAGGCACCGCCTCATCCTCTAATTGGGGCGCGGACACTTGGTCCCAACAGCCACTGCACCCCATCTGGTGAGGTTCACAGTCCGCAGGGCAGAGAGCCTCTCTGGGAGGAGGGACGGGAGGATCGGGCTGTGGTCACTGTCCGGCCACTGGGCCTGAGCCCCAGGTAGCAGGTCCTCAGGAAAGTGGGCCGGAGACACCTGCCCCTACTGCCGGGGCTCTTCAAAAACCCTGGGAGGCCGAGAGCTCccaccagcccccctccccataATCCCTCGGGCACCCCTTCTCTGCTTTCGCGGCCAGGCTGTGAGGGCCTGGGGCTGTGCCCCAGCTGGACCTTGGGCTGAGCCCCTGGGCTGGCCACATGGGCTCCCCGCTGCCCTCCCCAGAGGAAGCCCACTGCCGCGCCCTCCATGAGCCCCCAGGCCAGCACTCGGTCGCTCGGCCAGCCTCAGAGGCACCGAATGACACGGACAGCAAGACTCCTGTCCTAGTAAGGCTCCAGTCCGCCGGGCAGGAGCCCAGAGCAGCACAACAAGCGAGGGCTCTGGAGTCCAAAGACCTGCCTTctaaccctccctcccctcattAGCGGGGGCCTCAGGCAAGCGCAGAGCCCCcctctgcctcggtttcctctttGACAAACTGAGGACATCAATACCTACCCCACGGGGTGTCCTGGGGGTTCCATGAGATAAAATGGCAGGCACGGAGCACTCAGAGGTGTCTGTGACCGTGATCAATCCGTGTTTGACAAGATCTTTACCGTTGACGACCCGTCTCTGTCAACTGATCCCGGGAGGTGGGCAGCAACCACCGTCCTTGCCTCCATTTCACTGGTGATAGAGCTGGGCCTCGAAGAAAGAAGAGGATGTCCCTGGGCTGCGGTGAGCAGGGTGGCAGTGTGGCAGAGGGCAAGGCGCTCAGGCAAGGGTCACCAGGTCACCTGCTGTCATCCAGAAGCCATGAGGCCTTGGGCGAGACCCTgagtctctctgggcctcagtttccccatctgcacaaCCGGGGGCTGGGCGTTCGACCCTGTTGTGGTAGTCGACACACTTCTGATGCCAAACCCGCGCTGCGGGGGTGGTCAAGCGGGGACTGCTCTGgctgtgccccgcccccacctcactAATCACGacctctgagcttcagttcctCCGTCTCCAAAATCAGGCCAGTCGTCAGGAGGGGGAGGCATGAACCAAGTGCTCAGTTGGGGTGTCCACGCACCGCGGGGCAGGCCGCTCACAGCCCTTCCTGTTGCTCCCACTCCTTGCTTCTCAGGAGTCTCCCTTCTCTTGCTTCCACTGGGTCTGGCCCCCGCTCTGGAGGGGAGGaagcccctccacccccagcccctgcccagccctggcctggcctggcctcgtCACCCTagctctctccctgcctgtgtGTCCTGCTTCCAGGTACGGACCCAGAGGAGACCATTCTCCACGCCTTCAAGGTGTTTGACACCGAAGGGAAAGGTTTCGTCAAGGCTGATTTGTAAGTCCCCTCTGTCCTCCGTTCTGGGTTTTCTCTCCCCAGAGGCTCAGGTGATAAGTGAGCTGGAGTGAAGTCAGGCTGGATGGCAGCTCAGTGTCCTCCCGACCCGATGCTCAGGCACCGTGCGACCGGGAGCCAGGAGGGCGCCGCCCTGCCCAGCTGAGCCGTCACTCGatgtgccccttcccctctctgggcctcactgtcCCCACTTCTGTGTGGAACTGTACAGGGAGTACGGAGTCACCAGGGGTGGGTTTCCCAGTGGAGACAGGGAGTGGCAGTAGAGGGGGGCCTTGAAGGGCGACTACGGGTTGCCTAGGCTGGGGAAGGGAACATTCTAGATGCAGGAACACGGCGGTGAAAGGCCAGGGCTTGGCATTGCGAGTTTGGCCAGGGGGTGGCTGGACTCCGGGTCCACGTTGGGGGCATGGGAGAGCCTGAGGTGGAGTTAGATGGGGCGAGATGACCCCCAGCCTGGTGGAGGAAGGACGGGGTTACGGTCATCgcgagggtggggacagaggggagcCGATGGGTCGTTGAAACACCGGAGGCCAGTGCCAATAGGATCCAGGGTTCTGGGGAGAGGTATGGGGGAGGGGACACGGGAGGGAAGGGACCAGCTCAGCTGGGGACGCGCAGCGTGAGTGGCTGAGGGCAGCTGTCTGGCGGGCCACTGGGCTGGCATTGTAGAGGTGGGGGCTCAGACGCCTGCTATCCTCAGCCCAGCAAGAGCACTGAGCAGAGAGCTAAGGGCTGGGGGCAAGGGCGGCCTGCCCAGGGATTAGGACACGGAACTGTCCCTGGGCGGTCCCTTCAGAGCCTCCAAGGTCTCTCCGGGCCTGTGGGTAACCCGGACACAGGCAAGTTTCTTCCCCAGGCACGGGCTTTCTGGCGGATTACTGTGATGCTTGAGGCCTTGACTTTGAGGCTAGATTTGCTGCCTGCTAGAATCATCACAcaacaggggtgggggtggggggctgggcagtGGTGAAACAGGGAGGGTCTGTCTACTCTCACACCTTCTCACCGACCCCCAGCCCCCAAAGTTGTGAGTCACATGCTCGCCAGGGGTAGACAAGGGGACGTCCGGGGTTCCTGCAGGCTGGGACCCTCTCCTTCACCCCTCCTCCAGGGGTCCACAGTTCCCACACCCATCTTGGGGGACCCCGGGAGGCACTGAGGGCGACCCCCGCGGTGGTCGGGATCCACCAGTGCAGGGCCAGGAACACCTTAGGGACCCAGTTTGGGAACCGAAGGCCCCACCCCCTGGGGTATCAGACCCGGAGGATGTGGCTGCCTGCCAGGCAGGCCACAGCAGAGGCTCTGCCAGCGACGGAGTCTGTGAACAGTCCCCAGCTCGGAGAGCTGGAAACTGTGACTGTCCCACAGTAACGTAAATAATGGAAAATGTGCGTCGGCCTTTAGCGGGCTTGCCATGCTGGCGCCACGGGACGCTTGGCGCTCGGGCCTGGggtccctcccccgcccgccgTGTCCCCTGAGGGCCCATCTACTCCTGTCCTGCCCCATCTCCTGCTGCTCCTCTGGGCCCCGCGGACAGCTGCTCCCCAGGACCACCCAGGGACACGGGCCCAACCCGCCACCACAAATCCTTACCcttcctgaacctcagtttcccttgGTGATGGGGGACCGCTGGCACTCACTTCCAGGGCCAGGAGGAGCAAATGAGACCCGGGCAGGACATGGGCTCAGCCCGACCCCTGGCTGAGCGCGAACAGCTTGTACTCTCGAAAGCCCGGTGTAGACGTCAGCCAGAGGCACCAGCTGGAATAGTGGTCCATCTAGAACCAAGAAAGAGGGGCTCCCCTCCGTGACCTGGAGGTTGATTATTGCTGCATGATGGGACATCAGAGTGGGCCCTAAGGTCATGTCAGAGCCCCAAGTTCACTTCTTTTGGTCCCCGCCTGATGTGTGGAGGAGAGTGTGtgttacaaaggaggaaactgaggccgagaGGCGAGGGGTCCACCCCAGGCAACACAGACATCTGGTTGGTGTCCTCCTGGGGCAGGGCTCCTCCCCACAGCCTGCCTGCCCTCATGACCCCCGGAATCTGCGCGTGCACGCCCAGGGTGGCCCTTCCCCTGAACGTGGCCCTTCCTCTTCTTTGAGCAGCATCAAAGAGAAACTCATGACCCAGGCGGACCGGTTCAGTGAGGAGGAGGTAAGTGCGGGCTTTTCAGGGCTCCGCCCCGGGGCTGCTGATCTTTCTGGAAGGTGCGGGCCGGCCCCGGGCCCATCTCAGCAGCCCCTCCTCTGGAGATCGCTCTTCCTCAGATGCTGAGGTGATGACCCCCTTGGATGAGAACAAGGATGGGTGGGGGCGGCCGTGGGACCCCGGCCTCTGGGCCCTCCATCCCTGCCTCCAACCGCAGAGAGGGGAGCGATGTTGTGCCCCACGGCCTCGGGTGACCCCCCTGCTCCCGACCGTCATCCGGGCCgactccctgctcctcccccaggtcAAGCAGATGTTCGCGGCTTTCCCTCCAGACGTGTGTGGCAACCTGGACTACAGGAGCCTGTGCTACATCATCACCCACGGCGAAGAGAAGGACTAGGGGTCCAAGGGCCCCCCCCCACCTTCGGAGGCGGCAAACACCTGCGGTGTTTCGGGGGTGGCCACTGGGGAGGCCCCGCAGCCAATGTGTGTAAAGAAAAGGCTCCCCTCGCCCCGTGGGCTGGGGGCAAAGCAAGAATAAATCGTGCAAGCAAGACCTGAGTTTTTGTGATTAATGCCCCGGTGGGGGAGAAAGCGAAACATTCCTGCGTTGTTggtttttccaaaatttttactTCCCCAGCTTTGCTCAAATGTTCCTGATGAGCTGGTGTTTAGAGCTAATTGACAGTTTTAACGGTCCCCAGCTGGGCCACAGGACATTGCCTTCATTTATGGAGCTTTGGTTGGGCACCTAGGGCGGGCCAGACCCCGTGCCAGTCCGGGGGACACAGCAGAGGAGCAAGCCCTGTCCCTGAGCCAGAAGGCCACGCAGTGAGGAAGACAAGAATCGGGGTGGAGACACGGGGAGAGGGGTCGGAGCAGCCCAGAGGGGACCCGGCAGCTGGCAGCTGGGCTGAGGCCAAGAAGGTGGAGACGAGGGGGTGGATGCAAGGGACACGTAAGGAGTAGGCGAGGACTCCTTGAGCAGGATGCACCGAGCACCAACCATGAAATAAAAGCTCATCAAACggacttcttcaaaattaaaaacttccacTCAGCAAAGACACCTTGAAGAGTGTGAAAAGGCAAAGCCCAGTGCTGGGAATAGATTTTGACAAAGATCTCGTATCCCGaatatacttttcaaaaatcCGGGGCACCcggcggctcagtcagtgaagagtccaacttcggctcgggtcacgagcttggtttgtgggttcgagccccacgttgggctctgtgctgacagtttagagcctggagcctgcttcacattctgtgtctccctctctctctctctgcccctccccgacctgtgctctctttctctctgtttcaaaaatacataaaccttaaaataaataaatggtaagatGTCCACACATTGGAACACCACACAGCTGTAAGACGAAGCTGACACGCGCCGTAACAAGGTGACTCTGATCTATGACATTGTGcggaagaagacacacaaaaggggcacctggctggctcagtcggaggagtgtgcgactcttgctcttggggttgtgagttcgagccccacgttgggtgtagagattatttaaagtctttaaaaaagaacaagacacacacacaccacgagAGTATACTTCcttctttaacttattttaatgagaatgtatttaaaaataactctcttattgagatataattcacgtaCCATAAAATCCACCGTTTTTAAAGTGTATCCTTCAGTGGCTGTTAGTACACTCCCAGGgtcatgcaaccatcaccactgtctgtATCTAGAACATTACCATTGCCTCCAGAGAGAAATCGTTGGCAATCATTCCCCATCCGTTCCGTGCCAAGTTATGCTGGCAACCACCAATGTACtttctttatggatttgcctactCTAGACATTTCACGTAAATGGAGTCATACgatatatggccttttgtgtctggcttcttagcGTAGTGTTTCCGTGGCTCATCTGTGTTGCAgtatttcattcctctttatagctgaataacattccatcgTATGGCTAGACCACACTGTGTTCCTCCGTTCATCTCCGGATGGGCATGAGGGATGTTCCCACTTTGGGGGCTCTTACGAATAACAGTGCTGTGAACATTCACGGGAAGtttttgtgtgagtgtgtttttGATTCTCTTGGGCAAACACCTAAGAGTAGGATCGATGGGTCGCATGGACGCTGAACTTTTCCAGGAACTGCTAAGCACCTTTtcaaagtgactgcaccattttacattcccaccggtAACGTTTTGGGGTTCTTCtactttcttcacatcctcaccagcactgttattttctgtgggtttttcaaaatgtttttaatttttattgttttaaagtaagctctatacccatgtggggcttgaactcccaacccaagatcaagagttgcatggtctaccagctgagccaaccaggtgccccattgttgttattctttataatttcttttttttttaatgtttattcatttttttgagagagagagagacagggtgtgagcaggggaggggcagagagagagggagacacagaatccgagcaagctccaggctccgagctgtcagcacagctgacaaaccatgagatcatgacctgagccgaattaggacgctcaaccgactgagccacccaggcactccctatAGACTctttagatatatgatttgcaaaaattttctccaattctgtgtgttgtcttttccttttcttgacagTGTTATTTTATGcctattctttcctttaaaagtttGATAGTTTCAGCTTTCACATTTAGGACACTGAGGCATCTTGAAGGTTTTACTATTGTtgttgtatatggtgtgaggtaggggtcccgCTTCATTCTTTGCCTGTGTAaatccagttcttccagcaccatttgttggcgAGACTATGTTCCTCCATTGAATGATTTTGGtatctttgtcaaagatgaacTGACCACAGAgttgtatatgtttatgtatggACTCTAATCTCCAACTCGTTGACCTGGATGTCTAAGAGCACCTACCTTTTGATTCCACATCTGTGGAGTTCAAAATCAGGCGAAACTAATTTACGGAGGTAGAAGGCAGAATAATGGTTATTTCTGGGGCAAGGAAGGGCCATGAGAGAAACCTGTGGGAGATGAAAATGCTCTATGTCTTGATCCAGATGGCAGGTACTCAGGTATAGATATGAAAGATGATCGAATCGAATGGTATCATTAAGATTCATGCAATTAAGGCAATTTACTGTATTTATGTTATATCccaacaggaaggaagggagcaagaaaaggaaaaggaaggagaaagaaaaaaagaaagaaagaaagaaagaaagaaagaaagaaagaaagagggagagggaaggagggaaagagaaaagacagcttGGTTAGGAAATAGGTGGAGATGATGggcatgggaggtgggggggatccATGGGGACAAGGCTTTGCTGACTGATGGCCTCATGCCCTGGGCAAAGTGCCTCCGGGGAGAGAGGCTGAGCTCAGTTGGGGGCCGTTGAGTGTGAGTGGCGAGGCTCTGGAGGCAGTGGCCCATGTGCGGTGCAGAGCCAGGACCTGGGCTAGCCTGTGAACGGTCAGCCAGCAGTGGGACAAGAATAAGCCACGGAGTAACCCTGAGCCCTCAGAGCAGGAGGAGGACCGGGCAGAGACCAGGCTGGGAGGTGAGACCTGAGGTAGAACATCAGGTGGGGAACCGGCCGCGACGTCACATCCAAAGCGCTGGGCCCAAGGCTAAGGTCTGCCCGTGTTCTTAGGCAGCTCAGCCCTGGGAGTGCAGGGCAGGAAAGGGGGGCACAGAGCTTGTCCGAGGTCAGTGGTGGAGCCCAGGGAGCCAGCCTCTGAGCCTGCACCAGTAAGAGTTGCCCCACACTCCCACCCAATGCCACGGGATGTGGGGGTGGGAGCAGTTTGGGGTCACAACAAGGAGGTCCCTTTCCTTGTCCCTCACCTTCTTAAGCTCCTTGATGCccctggggaaggtggggagagaggggtgcCCATCAGCCTGGAGCTCCCCAGCTCGGGCCGCAAGGGCAAGGTCTGCAAACAGGGCCCTGGTGGGGGGGCAAGGCGCAGGGTAGAAGAGGAGCGATATTCCAAAAAAGCTCTCCCTCCACCCAGGCTTCGTTCCTTCTGCTCTCTAAGAGTCTGGCTTTCCTGGAAATCAAGGACTCAGCTGCTGAGGAACTTGTCAGACCTGTTTGTGCCCTGAGGAACCAGGCCAGAGCCAAGCTGGAAGGAACAGGAGCCATGGGCACCTGCTGGCCCTCCTGACAGCTCCAGGCTGCCCGGCTCCATAAGGACACAGGGGCGGCCAGCCAGGACGGCAAAGGAGCCCCGTGCAGCTTGGGAGAGGAGCCTGGGGGCTGTTCCTTCGCTCGTTCATTCCTCCGTCCTTCCGACGTCCATCCGCTTACACACCCCTCTTCGAGGGCCCAGAGATGACCAGTAACACCAGTAACACCACCTCTGTCTTCGAAGGTCTCTGGAGCCACGGGCATGGGCGTGAGCTGGCTCCAGCGGCCTTGAGAAAAGAAGGCAGGAGCTGCGTGGTGGGCCAGCTGGGAGTCTGCTGAAGGTTTCAACGTGCTGGACTCTGCCTTTCTTGATGTCTCCACAGTGTGGCTTGTCCACGGCCTCTCTCCTTCCACTGTGGTTCATTGATGGTCTTGGCTGCCCCCGACCCGAGCCCACAACCAGAGTCCTTTAGTCTGACTCTCCCTCCAGTTCTCGCGGGACACTTGGGTTGGCCCCGTACGATCCCCAGGTGGGCCCCACTGGGTCGTCCTGTGCTCCAGGAAGCTGGGGAGACCTACGGAGCTGCCCTTCCAGGGCTGGGGGTTGAGCTTCCTGAAAGCCAGAGAGACGTTGGGAGGAACATGTATGTGGACGGAGTCATCGTGCCTCCTGAGTCATATCTGGGATGGTCCTTTAAAGGTACAAGAACTCCTTGTGGCCTCCCTAACCTTCCCCTGCACAGAGGACAGTGATCCTCTTGGCTCTGGGCTCCAGCTGCACAACTTCGTTTGGTTCCTTGGGTGCCCTACATTtcctcctgccacagggcctttgcatatgctgttccttctacctggaaAACTCTCCTGCCTGGTACCACCCTCTCCTTTGCCCACTTACCCCGCTCAGCTTACTGTTCTCAGCTCCGCATCACGTCCCCAGTTTCTGCTGCCTGGAATGGGTCACAGCGCCTCCAGGGCATTTCCCTGGCACCACGCACTTTTGCTGGGGATATGGAAGTGCGCCTTCCTTCCCCCTAGGGCTTCAAGCCCGGGACCAGgttggattctgtctctcgctGTACCCTTAGCACtctgcacagggcctggcacacagtagactCTTGGGAAACATTTAACCAACTCCAGGAGGCCTAGAGAGCTGACCTGAACTGCACGAGGCCTCTGGAGGTAGCTTCTGTGGCCACTGTCGTGGGCTCTGGGCCTCCGAGAAGACACTGTGGGCCAGAGGCTGTGGCCACAGCCTGCAACCCGTGCAGAGCCATCCCCAGAGCTCCACGGAGCGTGCCCTAtctgtctgggcctcagtctccccacatACAGAACGGGACCCAATGGCTCCTAGAGTCTCAGGGCTCTCCAGCCCCCTGGGCCACAGGAAACCCTGAGGCGGTGGTCATCCCGGGGCCTGCCTGGCTGGGCTGCACCGAGGGTGACCTGTGTTGAGAGCTGGCCAGACTGGATCTCCTGGAATTCTTGGTGGCCCCAGCCCGAGCCTGGTAGGTGACAGGCAGCAAGCCCAGGCACAGCCGTGGCAGGCCTTCGTGTCCCCAGGGAGCTGGGTGCAGGGctctggccctgccctggccccgTCGGCTCCCTCGGCCAGCTGGGTCTCATTGAGGGTAATTAGCCCAATGAGCCGCCTGGGTCTTGGCATTTGATTTTCCACTGCGATCCGTCAGCCGGGGCCTTCGGACAGTGGCCCCCGTATAAATCACGAGGGGGTCGCTGTTAAGAGAAACGGCAAATTCCTTCCACCCGTGCGGCTGGCTAAATTGACTCGGAGAGCAGATTCCCTCCTGGCTCTCGCTCAAGAATGGCCAAGTCCTTTGAAGGTCTTTCCAGGACGGACCCCAGGGGCTTGGAGCCGGCTGGGCGGGAATGTCCCAGGGAGCCTCTGCTGACCGCGGGAGGGCGGGGCCCCTCTGGGGGCCCGGTGGCTGCTGGAGGGACCCTGCTGGGCTCTGCCGGTGCTGGCTGCGTCTGTGGCAACCCTGGGGGTGACTCTATACCTTTTTCGCAGCCAggaagtggtgggggtggggatggggggagccCACTGCGTCCTGGGCCGGGGACACCAGCCCTCGGAGCAACAAAATGTCTTGGTAGAATTTCAGGCCTCAGGGGTGGCGAAGGCAGGCGGTGAGGTTCTGAGGGGACACCCCCGTAGCCACGGGGTCTGTTTGGTGGGAAATTCTACCCCGTTCCCGCCGTGAGCTGAGCCCTGGTCTGGGCCAAGATTTCAGTCTGGCTGAGGGTTAGTCTGGGCCTCTGGGGACCCCTCAGTGTCTGTGTCTGCGTATCTCACACGTAAGgccttcaggtctcagctgacTAAGGTGAAGAAAAGTCTCGCAAAGGCAGAAGGTAGCAGATGACCTtgcctggctccaaagcctggACGCCTGAGTTTGCATCCGGTTCACCAGGTGGGCGACCCTTGGCAAGTCACTAGCCTcgctgtgactcagtttccctatttggaaaatgaagatCATGACAGTGCTAAGCTCACAGGAGGGCTCCTGGCTTCATGCAGGCCAGGCTCAGGGATCCAGTGGTGGACAGACAGCTATTGTCCCGGCCCCCACTGAGCCCACACCCAGGGCCTGGCAGACACCAAGGCCAATAACGATGTCATGATACAAGAAGGACTCAAGGTGGTCTAGGGGTGGATGGGcaaggggcaggtggggaggtagcaggcaccacccccccatcccccgccacCATGCAGGCCACAGTAAGGTCGTGTCCTAGGCGTAGGGACACTTCCATGTTAGTGGGAACGACATGGGCACAAGTGCAACTTAATAACCCAGGGTGCCAAGTGCAAAGTCAGGAGAGGCCCGTGGAACCGCGAAAGCACAGAAGTGGGGCCCAATCCAgcctggaaggcttcctggaggaggcgatGACCTGAAGAGTGGGCAGGAGAAATGCAAAGAGGGTGGTGGCAGGCCTCCAGGTGGGAGATGAAAAACGGGGGTCTTCCTCCAGAGAAGCCCACGCCTGACTGCATCAAGCAGAGAGGCTCGGGTTGATATTGGCGGGGCTCTGACAGGGAGCGGACCGCAGGCCAAGGGTGTTCCTTCAGCCGCAGCCGCCAAGCTAGAATTGAACAACGTGGTTCTGTTCACCCTCTGTATTTTTATGGTCATCTCCTGCTTAGGGCGCTTCTCACTTTTGGTagcaggggttttgttttgttttgttttgttttgttttgttttggaaaagctTTGTTCAAAAGAAATGTATGTACGTGGGTCGTCGTACAGAACACAGTGTAGACCTTATCGAAGGGCAAAAATCATAAACGTGGTGTGGGAATCGCGGAGGTTTGGTAAGAGGCGAATTCAAGGGACTGTGGAGAGACTATTCTCAAAGCGAA
It contains:
- the MYL10 gene encoding myosin regulatory light chain 10 isoform X3, which produces MAFTIMDQNRDGFIDKEDLRDTFAALGRINVKNEELEAMVKEAPGPINFTVFLTMFGEKLKGTDPEETILHAFKVFDTEGKGFVKADFIKEKLMTQADRFSEEEVKQMFAAFPPDVCGNLDYRSLCYIITHGEEKD